The Candidatus Nitrosocosmicus franklandus genome contains a region encoding:
- a CDS encoding PQQ-dependent sugar dehydrogenase, translating into MKKPNTVQTILSAVCIFLLFHSNYTIGNNLSFGAYIKAPLAPDGPTVKDNNLVVEKIVDGLNIPTSMAFLGPNDLLVTEKETGRVIHIVDGQIQEAPALDVSVATAIERGLLGIAVSKQTDGRTFVFLSYTESGNDEDGSDYGSNVEPEGNRLYRYEYVNGQLINPILLLDLTAIPPNDRGEHNGGKIRIGPDNNIYFIVGEVGGHRTQAQNIEDGPAPNGLGGVLRITQDGQIVPGEPIFGDELPLNLYYAMGIRNSFGMDFDPVTGNLWDTENGPATGDEINMVYPGFNSGWALIQGLSQSDLLGSGATSNDLVYFGNASYAEPKLSWVTPIGITALKFLNSDKLGKQYENNMFVGDINNGLLYRFILNEARDDLTFDSGELTGNISLLADREVNDPKENQPFVFGQGFGGITDIEVSPDGYLYVLSYTGSLFRIVPASSSSSSSFSTAIAGGSGGAEGGGGGGEDNTNGNSIPAVISGLYGDNSYSPNPITIERGQTITWYNGDTISHTVTSGQGNDADGGQLFDSEAIIPNQYFSITFEDSGVYPYYCFYHPSMVGEVIVE; encoded by the coding sequence TTGAAAAAACCAAATACTGTACAGACCATATTATCTGCAGTTTGTATTTTCTTACTATTTCATTCTAACTATACAATAGGTAATAACTTGTCTTTTGGAGCATATATTAAAGCACCTTTAGCACCAGATGGACCTACGGTTAAGGACAATAATCTAGTAGTTGAAAAAATAGTAGACGGCTTAAATATACCTACCAGTATGGCATTTTTAGGACCTAATGATCTATTAGTCACTGAAAAGGAAACTGGACGGGTCATTCATATCGTAGATGGTCAAATACAAGAGGCACCAGCTCTTGACGTATCAGTGGCTACTGCCATTGAACGAGGTCTACTAGGAATAGCAGTATCTAAACAAACAGATGGAAGGACATTTGTATTTCTCTCATATACTGAATCAGGCAATGACGAAGATGGAAGTGACTATGGAAGTAACGTAGAACCAGAAGGAAACAGACTTTATCGCTATGAGTATGTGAATGGTCAATTGATCAATCCTATTTTATTATTAGATTTAACTGCAATTCCTCCAAACGATAGAGGCGAACACAATGGAGGCAAAATTCGCATTGGTCCAGATAACAATATTTACTTTATAGTAGGAGAAGTAGGCGGACATAGGACTCAGGCACAGAATATAGAAGACGGTCCAGCACCAAATGGTTTGGGCGGAGTATTACGGATAACTCAGGATGGACAAATTGTACCTGGAGAACCCATTTTTGGTGACGAATTGCCTCTTAACTTGTATTATGCGATGGGTATTCGAAATAGCTTTGGCATGGATTTTGATCCAGTAACAGGAAATCTTTGGGATACCGAAAATGGACCCGCAACTGGAGATGAAATTAATATGGTATACCCTGGTTTTAATAGCGGTTGGGCATTGATTCAAGGATTATCACAGAGTGATCTTCTTGGCTCAGGCGCTACCTCTAACGACCTAGTTTATTTCGGAAATGCAAGTTATGCGGAACCTAAATTATCGTGGGTTACTCCTATTGGGATTACTGCATTAAAGTTCTTAAATTCAGACAAATTAGGAAAGCAGTACGAGAATAATATGTTTGTAGGAGATATAAATAACGGACTTTTATACCGATTCATACTTAATGAAGCTCGAGATGATTTAACTTTTGATAGTGGCGAATTAACGGGAAATATATCCCTATTAGCAGACAGAGAAGTCAATGATCCGAAAGAAAATCAACCATTTGTTTTTGGTCAAGGTTTTGGTGGTATAACCGATATAGAAGTAAGTCCAGATGGATATTTGTATGTGTTAAGCTATACTGGATCTTTATTTAGAATTGTACCCGCTTCTTCGTCTTCGTCTTCGTCTTTCTCAACGGCTATTGCTGGAGGTAGTGGTGGCGCTGAAGGAGGAGGAGGAGGAGGAGAAGACAATACAAATGGAAACTCGATTCCAGCAGTTATATCGGGGTTGTACGGCGACAATTCCTATTCTCCAAACCCAATTACAATTGAAAGAGGTCAAACCATAACTTGGTATAATGGCGATACCATTTCTCATACCGTTACTTCCGGCCAAGGCAATGATGCAGATGGAGGTCAATTATTTGATTCTGAGGCTATAATACCCAATCAGTATTTTAGCATTACATTCGAAGATTCAGGTGTATATCCGTACTATTGCTTTTATCACCCCTCGATGGTAGGAGAAGTTATAGTAGAGTAA
- a CDS encoding MarR family transcriptional regulator: MSHEYKFNESPNHFMVLDAIARGMKKISSIAKVTKLSKDEVELIVSDLKSQRLITIEVKKGFFGNKKIEIFITETGTRILNLKKEELSYKSQKLQQLYETGNRAQMQSYMDDIRMWIPMMLFSGLINMALFASMMSFMGMAMNPAESAQTEGQIDNSGSEASGDVNASDGDWTSVTADTSGFSDMDYGGIGIDTGGFDSF; this comes from the coding sequence ATGTCTCATGAATACAAATTTAATGAGAGTCCAAATCATTTTATGGTTTTAGATGCAATTGCCCGAGGTATGAAAAAAATAAGCAGCATTGCAAAAGTTACCAAGTTATCAAAGGATGAAGTAGAATTAATCGTTAGTGACTTGAAATCACAAAGACTAATCACCATAGAGGTAAAAAAAGGATTCTTCGGCAATAAGAAAATTGAAATCTTTATCACAGAAACAGGTACAAGAATATTGAATTTGAAAAAGGAGGAACTGTCGTACAAGTCTCAAAAACTCCAACAGCTATATGAAACTGGCAATAGAGCTCAAATGCAGAGTTATATGGACGATATCAGAATGTGGATCCCCATGATGTTATTTTCAGGATTAATAAACATGGCATTATTTGCATCCATGATGTCATTTATGGGTATGGCTATGAATCCGGCAGAAAGTGCACAAACCGAAGGACAGATAGACAATTCAGGATCAGAAGCCTCAGGAGACGTGAATGCTTCTGATGGAGATTGGACTTCAGTCACTGCTGATACTAGTGGTTTTAGTGATATGGATTACGGCGGGATAGGAATAGATACAGGAGGATTTGATTCCTTCTGA
- a CDS encoding winged helix-turn-helix domain-containing protein: MKESMYKRSRLELYYLILKSCISNENHTRGSLNRQLKVPYALLNECLIYLERLGFLDVDYNQRTIKTTLEGQEYVRKFSYLMQQVGYITHLKT; the protein is encoded by the coding sequence ATGAAAGAATCCATGTATAAAAGAAGCAGGTTGGAATTGTATTATCTCATATTAAAATCCTGCATAAGTAATGAAAATCATACAAGAGGCTCGCTAAATAGGCAACTTAAGGTACCATATGCATTGCTAAATGAATGCTTGATTTACTTGGAAAGATTAGGCTTTTTAGATGTTGACTATAACCAGAGAACAATTAAAACAACTTTGGAAGGACAAGAGTACGTACGGAAATTTAGCTATTTAATGCAACAAGTAGGTTATATAACACATCTCAAAACATGA
- a CDS encoding ornithine cyclodeaminase family protein, which produces MNLFHKGTLILQEREIIDLINQKTTLDKFLRQLYSVMEEGFGNFAKRQIVNPPRHEFYFNRGSVESMSASDDKYFSCKIVNTHKDNPVYYGLPTIMANGILVDGETGYPLMVTGSTILTALRTGVASAIATKYLSNRNDKTIGIIGNGAQSLPQLHAISLVRNIEDVYVYDTDEQASESFKKSAENLLKNINVNITSSPQEACSLSNILVTATCKDRDSTPVVRNEWVSEGTHINAIGGDAPNKMELEKSLIDRSKVIVDFIDQAVYEGESQQIPQSQIYSDLAGIVAGLCKGRDDDKQITIFDSVGFAMEDLQVYKLVYELATKENMGNIVKVSSIPKYSKNIYKSYFNI; this is translated from the coding sequence GTGAATTTATTCCACAAAGGTACATTGATTCTTCAAGAAAGAGAAATAATAGATCTCATTAACCAAAAGACAACATTAGACAAATTTCTAAGACAGCTCTATTCTGTTATGGAAGAAGGATTTGGAAATTTTGCAAAGAGACAAATAGTAAACCCCCCCAGACACGAGTTTTATTTCAACAGGGGATCGGTAGAATCGATGTCGGCGTCTGACGACAAATATTTTAGCTGCAAAATTGTAAACACACACAAAGATAATCCTGTTTATTATGGACTCCCAACCATTATGGCTAATGGAATATTGGTAGATGGCGAGACAGGATATCCACTCATGGTGACTGGTTCTACAATTCTTACTGCACTAAGAACGGGTGTGGCGTCTGCAATAGCAACAAAGTATCTTTCAAATAGAAATGATAAAACCATAGGAATTATAGGAAATGGTGCACAATCGCTCCCTCAGTTGCATGCCATTTCACTTGTTAGAAACATCGAAGATGTTTATGTCTATGATACGGATGAACAAGCTTCGGAATCGTTTAAAAAGTCTGCAGAAAATCTGTTGAAAAATATTAACGTAAACATCACTTCAAGTCCGCAAGAAGCCTGTTCGCTTTCGAATATATTAGTAACTGCAACATGTAAAGACAGAGACTCTACTCCTGTAGTAAGAAATGAATGGGTTTCCGAAGGAACTCATATCAATGCAATAGGAGGAGATGCGCCCAATAAGATGGAACTGGAAAAATCATTAATTGATCGGTCAAAAGTGATAGTAGACTTTATAGACCAGGCTGTATACGAGGGCGAATCTCAACAAATACCTCAAAGTCAGATTTATTCGGATTTGGCTGGAATTGTAGCTGGACTATGTAAAGGAAGAGATGACGACAAACAAATTACGATATTTGATTCAGTTGGGTTCGCAATGGAGGATTTACAAGTATACAAACTCGTTTATGAGTTGGCAACCAAAGAAAATATGGGGAACATAGTAAAAGTCTCTTCTATACCAAAGTATAGTAAAAATATTTACAAATCGTATTTCAATATTTGA
- a CDS encoding ZIP family metal transporter — MEVPFFSVLNPLEQTLIGTFFAWSVTALGASTVFITRRVSRKLFDALLGFAAGIMLAASFFSLLLPSIIPSFQSDEAYYWVPVTIGFFLGAMVICTADIALRHLNQKNRDQNSISARTSTEAEFESKTILVLAITIHNIPEGLAVGVAFGAASLGVMGADMAAAISLTIGIALQNFPEGLAVSMPLRAHGMSKIKSFWYGQLSSTVEPVAGVIGALFVVVAQPLLPYALSFAAGAMILVVVSKVMPESQKEVNKNLSAFCFIIGFSIMMIMDLALS, encoded by the coding sequence ATGGAAGTTCCATTTTTCAGTGTATTGAATCCATTGGAACAAACTCTTATAGGAACATTTTTTGCATGGTCAGTTACTGCTCTTGGTGCTTCAACTGTATTTATTACCCGTCGTGTTAGCAGGAAGCTCTTTGATGCTCTGTTGGGCTTTGCGGCAGGCATTATGTTAGCGGCTAGTTTCTTTTCTCTTCTACTACCCTCGATCATTCCATCATTTCAATCTGATGAAGCATACTATTGGGTTCCTGTAACCATAGGATTTTTCCTAGGTGCGATGGTAATCTGTACAGCGGATATTGCTTTAAGACACCTTAACCAAAAAAATAGAGACCAAAACTCCATCTCCGCTAGGACTTCAACGGAGGCCGAATTTGAAAGCAAAACAATTTTGGTTCTGGCAATAACCATCCACAATATACCAGAAGGGCTTGCAGTAGGAGTCGCTTTCGGGGCAGCATCACTTGGAGTCATGGGAGCCGATATGGCCGCAGCAATATCCCTTACTATAGGAATAGCTCTTCAAAATTTTCCAGAAGGGTTGGCAGTTTCTATGCCATTGAGAGCACATGGAATGTCCAAAATCAAGAGCTTTTGGTACGGACAGTTATCATCAACAGTTGAACCTGTGGCGGGTGTGATTGGAGCATTGTTTGTAGTTGTAGCACAGCCATTACTTCCATATGCACTGAGCTTTGCTGCAGGTGCCATGATACTTGTTGTCGTATCAAAAGTAATGCCTGAATCCCAAAAAGAGGTAAACAAGAACCTTTCTGCATTTTGTTTTATAATAGGGTTTTCGATAATGATGATAATGGATTTAGCACTTTCATAA
- a CDS encoding cupredoxin domain-containing protein has translation MFTKTIFRRKFTICLLLFTTVSLAISSLSTTTSTSFAQLGLAPIPTTQQVIPTYVIDIPAGAVSSNASVHYVPLIVSIPTDTTIVWFNDDPGQIHTVTSGLPESQDSGQLFNSGILPYGGFYQTTFTTPGDYTYYCTLHPYMYGIVHVGAGSEKGHHFTMKSGASLQSDDNNTSSGSVWTINKAQNDRTLFDFQPINIAADPTTPTVYNIELVDNTSNQTIFNNNFQVIGGTNLQVEFITNSNMNTTNVYGPDLSDPVTGAYHVEGNFMDGDYTMTIKAISVGTDIIEDNIADEFKIRLVS, from the coding sequence ATGTTTACGAAAACTATCTTCCGTAGAAAATTTACTATTTGCCTTTTGTTATTTACAACTGTTTCTCTAGCAATTAGTAGCCTATCCACAACAACAAGTACATCTTTTGCCCAACTAGGCTTGGCACCTATACCAACTACACAACAGGTAATTCCAACTTACGTTATAGATATTCCTGCAGGTGCAGTCTCATCAAATGCCTCCGTTCACTATGTTCCACTAATAGTGTCTATTCCTACTGATACAACCATTGTATGGTTCAATGATGACCCAGGTCAAATCCATACTGTGACCAGTGGTTTACCTGAATCTCAAGATTCTGGACAACTATTTAATTCAGGGATCCTACCATATGGAGGATTTTACCAAACAACATTTACTACACCAGGAGATTACACGTATTATTGTACACTCCATCCGTATATGTATGGAATAGTACATGTGGGAGCTGGTTCAGAAAAGGGTCATCACTTTACAATGAAATCTGGCGCAAGCCTTCAATCTGATGATAATAACACTAGTAGCGGTTCTGTTTGGACGATAAATAAAGCACAAAATGATAGAACACTGTTTGACTTTCAACCTATCAATATCGCAGCCGATCCTACTACACCCACAGTCTATAATATTGAATTGGTAGATAACACAAGCAATCAAACTATATTCAACAACAACTTTCAGGTCATAGGTGGAACCAATCTTCAGGTTGAATTTATCACAAATAGCAACATGAACACTACGAATGTTTATGGGCCTGATCTGTCAGATCCAGTTACAGGAGCATATCATGTCGAAGGAAATTTCATGGATGGGGATTATACAATGACAATAAAGGCGATCTCAGTTGGAACAGATATTATCGAGGACAACATAGCAGATGAGTTTAAGATACGATTAGTTTCTTAA
- a CDS encoding toxin-antitoxin system HicB family antitoxin → MYHPQKGKKTSTVSFRINKEYDEALRAEAEEKKVSMNTLVNQIFGEYVDWNKYVKRFGTIILSREAFRLLLESLDNDKINTLAVDIATKAPKEFILFKWKEIDQSHVIGFIKMFFDHCGYGQYDHQVTESKVNKFSIRHELGKKGSMFLKTYLETLIRDTLGIECKSVITDNSITISF, encoded by the coding sequence ATGTACCATCCCCAGAAAGGAAAAAAGACCTCTACTGTATCCTTTAGAATAAACAAAGAGTATGATGAAGCATTAAGAGCAGAAGCAGAGGAAAAGAAAGTGAGCATGAATACACTTGTGAATCAGATCTTTGGAGAATATGTAGACTGGAATAAGTATGTAAAAAGATTTGGAACAATAATTCTAAGCCGGGAGGCCTTTAGATTACTTTTAGAAAGTTTGGATAATGACAAGATAAATACTCTAGCTGTAGATATTGCAACAAAAGCGCCAAAGGAGTTTATTCTTTTTAAATGGAAAGAAATTGACCAATCACATGTGATTGGTTTTATCAAGATGTTTTTTGATCATTGTGGTTATGGTCAATACGATCATCAAGTTACCGAAAGTAAAGTAAATAAATTTAGTATACGACATGAATTAGGCAAAAAAGGATCCATGTTCTTAAAAACATATTTGGAAACCTTAATTAGAGATACACTGGGCATAGAGTGTAAATCAGTTATTACAGATAATTCGATAACCATAAGTTTTTGA